In one Rattus rattus isolate New Zealand chromosome 16, Rrattus_CSIRO_v1, whole genome shotgun sequence genomic region, the following are encoded:
- the LOC116885733 gene encoding paired immunoglobulin-like type 2 receptor beta-2, with amino-acid sequence MARILLLLLSAACLHTENSAGYQKTQDYGVNQPEQLTGIQGGSIEIPFSFYFPWELAKDPQMSIAWRWKVFFGEVIYNSTLLFLHEHFKGRLIMNWTQGQTSGVLRIMNLKENDQSTYFSRVFLQTTEGMKLWQSRAGTKLIIHALSTTMVSPSIIPSAVPTTGLENTRGQRNPSMLNLGAIVGMVMAKVVVIIPLYGWVIFLWWKQR; translated from the exons ATGGCTCGGATCCTCCTTCTTTTGCTGTCGGCAGCATGTCTGCACACTG AGAATTCAGCAGGATATCAAAAAACGCAGGACTATggtgtcaaccaaccagaacagCTCACTGGAATCCAAGGTGGCTCCATTGAGATCCCCTTCTCATTCTACTTCCCCTGGGAGTTGGCCAAGGATCCACAGATGAGCATAGCCTGGAGATGGAAGGTATTCTTTGGGGAAGTCATCTACAACTCCACCCTGCTTTTCCTTCATGAGCATTTTAAGGGCCGGCTCATCATGAATTGGACACAGGGTCAGACATCAGGAGTCCTCAGAATCATGAACTTAAAGGAGAATGACCAGTCCACATACTTCAGCCGAGTTTTTCTGCAAACCACAGAAGGCATGAAGTTGTGGCAGTCTAGAGCTGGAACCAAACTCATCATTCATG cTCTCAGTACTACCATGGTGAGCCCCTCCATCATCCCCTCTGCAGTCCCCACCACTGGCCTGGAGAACACAAGGGGCCAGAGGAATCCTTCAATGCTGAACTTGGGAGCCATTGTTGGGATGGTCATGGCCAAAGTTGTGGTCATCATCCCCCTCTATGGATGGGTGATCTTCCTGTGGTGGAAGCAAAGGTAA
- the LOC116885828 gene encoding paired immunoglobulin-like type 2 receptor beta, which translates to MLTIGYHLVVCGKLWYSTVGVGKHGLKQDTSGAGSGVPGPPRRSEPLGSQALVHPSTAVMPRKSRQHNGGPQDGSSPGLRVKRESCGWLVQQVESLARGNSAGYRRKNANGINQPAFFSGVQGGSIEIPFSFCFRWELAKDPQMSIAWRWKEYHGKFIYNSTLPFIHEHFKDGLILNWTQGQISGLLRILNLKENDQATYFCNICLSTTEDRKRWQWIPGTQLSIVHALSTTMRIPSIISSAVFTTGLEDTGGQMNHSLLNLVAIEGMVMAKVVVTFPIYGWMIFCCGSKGQQRKD; encoded by the exons ATGCTTACCATAGGCTACCACCTGGTTGTCTGTGGTAAACTGTGGTACAGCACTGTAGGTGTTGGGAAGCATGGTCTGAAGCAGGACACATCTGGAGCTGGCTCGGGAGTCCCCGGGCCTCCAAGGAGGTCAGAGCCtttgggttctcaggctcttgtgCATCCAAGCACTGCTGTAATGCCACGGAAGAGTAGACAACACAATGGGGGTCCACAGGAtggatctagcccagggctgAGGGTGAAAAGGGAGAGCTGTGGCTGGCTGGTCCAGCAGGTAGAGTCCTTGGCTAGAG GGAACTCAGCAGGATACAGAAGAAAAAATGCCAATGGAATTAACCAACCAGCTTTCTTCTCTGGAGTCCAGGGTGGCTCCATTGAGAtccctttttccttctgcttccgCTGGGAGTTGGCCAAGGATCCACAGATGAGCATAGCCTGGAGATGGAAAGAGTACCATGGGAAATTCATCTACAACTCCACTCTACCTTTCATTCATGAGCACTTCAAGGACGGGCTCATCCTGAACTGGACACAGGGTCAGATATCTGGACTCCTCAGAATCCTTAACTTGAAGGAGAATGACCAGGCCACATACTTCTGTAACATCTGCCTGAGCACCACAGAAGATAGGAAGAGATGGCAGTGGATTCCTGGGACCCAACTCTCCATCGTCCATG CACTCAGCACCACCATGAGGATCCCCTCCATCATCTCTTCTGCAGTCTTCACAACTGGTCTGGAGGACACAGGAGGTCAGATGAATCATTCACTGCTGAATCTGGTAGCCATAGAAGGGATGGTCATGGCCAAAGTTGTGGTCACCTTCCCCATCTACGGGTGGATGATTTTCTGTTGTGGAAGCAAAG GCCAGCAGAGGAAAGACTAA